The nucleotide sequence GAAGTTTTGATGATGATTCCTTTTTTTTGCAGAGAATCAAGAAGAagatggcatcatcaagctcgtACAATTCACCTTGCGCTGCCTGCAAATTCTTGAGGAGGAAGTGCATGCCAGGGTGTATCTTTGCGCCTTATTTTCCACCCGAAGAGCCTCAAAAGTTTGCAAACGTGCACAAGATCTTCGGGGCAAGCAACGTTACCAAGCTCCTCAACGAGCTTCTGCCTCACCAGAGGGAGGATGCGGTCAACTCCCTCGCTTACGAGGCAGAAGCTCGCGTTAGAGATCCTGTTTACGGCTGCGTTGGCGCCATATCTTTCCTCCAAAGACAAGTGCAAAGACTTCAGAAGGAACTTGATGCCGCCAACGCTGATCTTCTCCGCTATTCCTTTACTGACATCGCTCCGACACCGGCTCTTTCTATGCCCCCCGGACTAACCAATGCTACTTCCCTTCAACAAATTCCCCAAAGGTTTGGGGCAAGATTTGATAACGAAGGAAGTGGATTCTATAACAATAATCGCCAATATTCACCTAATATTTATTCTTACCCATACTCTCTTCCATGGACCGATACCTCTTCCAAGGATATCAGCGATGGGGGCGGGTTAGGTGACGGCGATGGAAGAGGAGGTAATTTGTGAATTAAGTTTGCAGTATAATACCCTTCCATCAAGGGTTTATACTTTTTGAGGCATGGTCTAAAATGTTTCTTATggtataataatattttataatgtcTATTATGGTTATTATTACTCTACGTAGGCTTGGTTGTTGAAGGTTCTAGTGTTttttattctcttaataaatttaatttcgTGGGATTTTTGTTATTAATTAGTTTGTTAGAGTCCTTGATTGTATGGTATTGTTCAAGAAGTTGCGAGGATCTTAGGTAGTCTTTTCGAAATCTTTTGTGTGTGTGGCTTTCTTTAGAGCCTAAAAATAAGTTGGTAGAACATGCAATAGTAGTAATGTATGTGGCTACTAGACCCTTTTAATTTGTTTGTGTATTCAGTGCAACTCTATCTAGATAGGCATGTGCAATATCTATGAAGCGGAGTTCACAATAAtattttctcctctttctttctctctgtcATTGTTTATGAATAAGAATAAAATGAGGTTAACACTACTTTGATTATATATAAAGCCTAACTCTATGGTTTAGAGTTTTGACGCTTAGTCCACTTTTTTAACACATATTCCAGCCTGTTTTAATTCTACTCAGATCAGCTATTATTTATGGAGGACCACCctaattttacttttctgttcttTGATTAATTTTTGTTTAAGTTCTCCCTTGTATCTGAATAATTGGAAATAGTTGATTTTGAAGACTATTTTCCTTTGATTTCTTACTCCCCTGAGCAAGTTGGTCACAACCTATCCATTCTTGAAGTTTTCTTTACCAAATGTTGTTAAATACTTCTCAGAAAAAAAGTAGTCCTTTTATTTCCATAAATAAGACATTTGAAACTTTTTTAGTAAACGTAAAATATTTTTTCCTGAAATTACTTGTGCTAACGTTTTAAGTTACTAAGCAGATAAATAATAGTTATAAAGTTTATATGTTTTTTAATATAAaacatttcttttaaaaaaattaatttggaaaaataATATTAAGTTTGGCGAAATGAGAGTTTTTGAAGATAGAAATGAAGAGAATGAGAGTGAAGAAAGAATTGAGTTAAGGGAATTATATTGGAAAGTGATGATGAGGAAGGTGTCAGTAACAAACACAGACAAGATATTAAGCTTCAGTAGTTGAGCTACTCTCAAGTCTCAACATCATGTAgatgtagtagtagtagtagtagtaaaaGAAGATCAGATCAGATAAGAATTGTTTGTATATGTAGACCACTTTTCATGACATTTCTATgtatatctatatctatatgaTGGTGCCTGGTGGAAAGAACTGAACTCATGAATCAACCTAACAGGAAAAAGGAGCAGTGTTTTTCTCTCAACATTAATTTGTGTGTCCCTCCCATCTTCCCTTCTTGAATTGTAGTTTTcaatttcatcatcatcatcatgatgtAGTActagataataataaaaataataataaataacatCTTCTTCAATTCCCGTGAAACTGAGGCTCTTCATTTTTCTTCTATCAAAAAAGATATATATCTTTGTATCTGAAATAGTGAGCCACTGTCACtggctatatatatatgtaaCCTTTTTTCCACATTGAATACCATAAAAAATACTAGTTcagttcttcatcttctcctccTTAACTAGGGTTTTCAGCTTTTTTGTTTCTTActgttttaataataattttcaaATCCTATCCATGTCTCTGATCTACACTAGGTACCCAATTCGTAACTGTTGATACAGTGGACCCTCGTAGACTGCACCTACATTGACAACTTGCATTGAATTGCATGCATACACCAGTGTATATCTTGCTTACATTCATTAActaattattatgtatatataattgAACGATGAACACcgcaaataaaatttaataaccaTTTTCCTTGCTATATTGCTTTATTTGCACAATTGGACATTATATAAGTAAAATTTAGAACCGATCATCCGAGATCACAGTCGAAGAAGGTGCAGCAGCCaagcaaagtaaaaaaaaaaaagttcatgATTGAAGAAGGATGGAAATAAAATAGAGGGTTAGGGTTTTCTTCACTTTCTTTTCACAAGAAAATTAGTGAAGAAATTCTCCAAAGAAAAAGTAAGCCGTCGttttgtaataataatataaaCTGACAAAGTccaatttttttgttattagatAATTACTTTCTTAAAAATATTGTGTAAAGATAATATTACAAACTAACAAATtgtttaatatattaattaaattatctaaCTATTCATAATAGAAGAGTACTAGCAACAGTAGTTTTATGATTTATAACtatcaattaattattattagtgttTTTAATAGTATGAAATTtcattaaatagtataaaattatttatttttttattattagttaaatattaaccaaattttaataaaaatactatcATTTTAAATTTTCTCTTGTTAAAATTAACAATATTTACCTACTTCTATTGGAGATCAATACTACTTCTGACTTCAGTCAATAACTTTTTCAATGTTCACAAGATATTCAACATTTGTTTTATTTGATGATTCCTAAACTTTCTCTTTCTAATATTATTTTTAGGTGAAATTATATTTGTAAAAAGTAGccactttattattattttgttggaTATATAGATGATGATTTCATTGATTCATGAGAGGAGCATATAAATGGTGATGAATTGAGGGAAGGGAAGGGGGTAAGGGCCTGTTGAAGGGGTTCAGAAATTGTCAGTCACTTTAGTCTCTGTGTAAGTGTAAGCAGAGAGAAGAGAAGACAGTGTTGTGGTGGTGTATGTGTGTAGTACTATACTGAAGGAAAGTCAGAACTACTCAGAAGTCTCCCTCTCTCAAATACACACAAAGAATATaagtagagagaagagagggaCACTGCTATACTATATAGAGTGTAACAAACAGTAGTAAGAGTCACATCCTCTCTAATTCAAGGACCTCCAATTCATCACCCTCCCTCGAGATCATCAAAACCCTcaccttctttctcttttttttttttttcgtaattTTATTTTCCTCATCAACGATGTCTGTGAATTCAGTCCATTTATACTTGAGTAGAAGATTTTCTGGTGGATCAACTTATTCAAAATCATTGAATTATCTTCTAGCTTTATAACAATACCAAGTTAAAAAGGGAGTAGAGTGTGGGTTTCAGAAGTTCTTCTGAGTTGCTCTATCTCTTCTTCTGAAAGAATGAATGCAAATAGCTATTATAATTTATCAGAATCAATCAATATCAAACAAACCCATCAATCTTCTTCACAAAGACGTGGAAAAGAAGCAAAGAGAAGGTAAAAATGAATCAAATCTGCAGTAGTGTGTGTGTATGATAGATGAGAGGTTcatgagagaaaaagaaaagaaagagaaaggacaAAGCATGTGGGGGGTCCTATTCTTTTGTAATCTCTAAATTGAAGCCCCCACACACAAATTCTTTGTGTCCTGGTCGACTTAATAAGAAAGGGAAAATGGGCATGATGGGTCCAGGgggttctctctctttctcaaaCATAACATAACATGTGTACTAATGTACTTATAAATAATGTAATGTTATATTCGTCAGAGACAAGGGAGAGTCTATTATGTCATCTTAATGGTGTGTGTTTACAGAGACAAGTATACGTGCACATCCATTGATGTGTCAATTTCAACTTGCATTGCATTGCGTTGCGTGTACCAACATATATTCTAACTTGAAACTTTGAATATACATAGTTACATACATATATCATACCTGTCTATTTCTAATCATAATCCCCATCATTAATCATTCATCGGATAACACACCACTCAAACTCTTGATAATAACTTATCACAATAACGAATAACAAAATCACATACATTTGCTTAGAATTGTTTCACACTAAATTCCTCACTTCCAAGCTCCAACCACCCCTTTGGACTGTGGTGGGTTGATTGTATTTTTACGTGAAAATAACTCTAAAATCTTAAAATACAAGAATAAATGAATACATATAAGAGCTTTCAATaagagtttttttatttttaaattcaagccgaaaaattttgaacaagagaCTCNNNNNAGGAATCATAATTATTTGGAGCAGGTAGTCCATGACATGAAATCAGGATCCTGATATCATATatattagaattaaaattaaataaatttaactcaacaaaattgaaattaaataaatttaactcaacgttaaaaattaattcatcgaGTGAGAATTGTCTAAAAAATTATATACACTAATTCTAccaaatttttttctaaaataagaaGTAAGTTAATTTTTACGATATATGTCTAATAATTAttagataaaattaattaatttattataattaattttaattcttaatttaaCCTAAATTTGATAATCTAAACCAATTATtcatgttataattttttttttgtaaattataaAATCACTATAGTAatctcatatttttttattttttttatactatACATCTAATAATTAGNNNNNNNNNNNNNNNNNNNNNNNNNNNNNNNNNNNNNNNNNNNNNNNNNNNNNNNNNNNNNNNNNNNNNNNNNNNNNNNNNNNNNNNNNNNNNNNNNNNNNNNNNNNNNNNNNNNNNNNNNNNNNNNNNNNNNNNNNNNNNNNNNNNNNNNNNNNNNNNNNNNNNNNNNNNNNNNNNNNNNNNNNNNNNNNNNNNNNNNNNNNNNNNNNNNNNNNNNNNNNNNNNNNNNNNNNNNNNNNNNNNNNNNNNNNNNNNNNNNNNNNNNNNNNNNNNNNNNNNNNNNNNNNNNNNNNNNNNNNNNNNNNNNNNNNNNNNNNNNNNNNNNNNNNNNNNNNNNNNNNNNNNNNNNNNNNNNNNNNNNNNNNNNNNNNNNNNNNNNNNNNNNNNNNNNNNNNNNNNNNNNNNNNNNNNNNNNNNNNNNNNNNNNNNNNNNNNNNNNNNNNNNNNNNNNNNNNNNNNNNNNNNNNNNNNNNNNNNNNNNNNNNNNNNNNNNNNNNNNNNNNNNNNNNNNNNNNNNNNNNNNNNNNNNNNNNNNNNNNNNNNNNNNNNNNNNNNNNNNNNNNNNNNNNNNNNNNNNNNNNNNNNNNNNNNNNNNNNNNNNNNNNNNNNNNNNNNNNNNNNNNNNNNNNNNNNNNNNNNNNNNNNNNNNNNNNNNNNNNNNNNNNNNNNNNNNNNNNNNNNNNNNNNNNNNNNNNNNNNNNNNNNNNNNNNNNNNNNNNNNNNNNNNNNNNNNNNNNNNNNNNNNNNNNNNNNNNNNNNNNNNNNNNNNNNNNNNNNNNNNNNNNNNNNNNNNNNNNNNNNNNNNNNNNNNNNNNNNNNNNNNNNNNNNNNNNNNNNNNNNNNNNNNNNNNNNNNNNNNNNNNNNNNNNNNNNNNNNNNNNNNNNNNNNNNNNNNNNNNNNNNNNNNNNNNNNNNNNNNNNNNNNNNNNNNNNNNNNNNNNNNNNNNNNNNNNNNNNNNNNNNNNNNNNNNNNNNNNNNNNNNNNNNNNNNNNNNNNNNNNNNNNNNNNNNNNNNNNNNNNNNNNNNNNNNNNNNNNNNNNNNNNNNNNNNNNNNNNNNNNNNNNNNNNNNNNNNNNNNNNNNNNNNNNNNNNNNNNNNNNNNNNNNNNNNNNNNNNNNNNNNNNNNNNNNNNNNNNNNNNNNNNNNNNNNNNNNNNNNNNNNNNNNNNNNNNNNNNNNNNNNNNNNNNNNNNNNNNNNNNNNNNNNNNNNNNNNNNNNNNNNNNNNNNNNNNNNNNNNNNNNNNNNNNNNNNNNNNNNNNNNNNNNNNNNNNNNNNNNNNNNNNNNNNNNNNNNNNNNNNNNNNNNNNNNNNNNNNNNNNNNNNNNNNNNNNNNNNNNNNNNNNNNNNNNNNNNNNNNNNNNNNNNNNNNNNNNNNNNNNNNNNNNNNNNNNNNNNNNNNNNNNNNNNNNNNNNNNNNNNNNNNNNNNNNNNNNNNNNNNNNNNNNNNNNNNNNNNNNNNNNNNNNNNNNNNNNNNNNNNNNNNNNNNNNNNNNNNNNNNNNNNNNNNNNNNNNNNNNNNNNNNNNNNNNNNNNNNNNNNNNNNNNNNNNNNNNNNNNNNNNNNNNNNNNNNNNNNNNNNNNNNNNNNNNNNNNNNNNNNNNNNNNNNNNNNNNNNNNNNNNNNNNNNNNNNNNNNNNNNNNNNNNNNNNNNNNNNNNNNNNNNNNNNNNNNNNNNNNNNNNNNNNNNNNNNNNNNNNNNNNNNNNNNNNNNNNNNNNNNNNNNNNNNNNNNNNNNNNNNNNNNNNNNNNNNNNNNNNNNNNNNNNNNNNNNNNNNNNNNNNNNNNNNNNNNNNNNNNNNNNNNNNNNNNNNNNNNNNNNNNNNNNNNNNNNNNNNNNNNNNNNNNNNNNNNNNNNNNNNNNNNNNNNNNNNNNNNNNNNNNNNNNNNNNNNNNNNNNNNNNNNNNNNNNNNNNNNNNNNNNNNNNNNNNNNNNNNNNNNNNNNNNNNNNNNNNNNNNNNNNNNNNNNNNNNNNNNNNNNNNNNNNNNNNNNNNNNNNNNNNNNNNNNNNNNNNNNNNNNNNNNNNNNNNNNNNNNNNNNNNNNNNNNNNNNNNNNNNNNNNNNNNNNNNNNNNNNNNNNNNNNNNNNNNNNNNNNNNNNNNNNNNNNNNNNNNNNNNNNNNNNNNNNNNNNNNNNNNNNNNNNNNNNNNNNNNNNNNNNNNNNNNNNNNNNNNNNNNNNNNNNNNNNNNNNNNNNNNNNNNNNNNNNNNNNNNNNNNNNNNNNNNNNNNNNNNNNNNNNNNNNNNNNNNNNNNNNNNNNNNNNNNNNNNNNNNNNNNNNNNNNNNNNNNNNNNNNNNNNNNNNNNNNNNNNNNNNNNNNNNNNNNNNNNNNNNNNNNNNNNNNNNNNNNNNNNNNNNNNNNNNNNNNNNNNNNNNNNNNNNNNNNNNNNNNNNNNNNNNNNNNNNNNNNNNNNNNNNNNNNNNNNNNNNNNNNNNNNNNNNNNNNNNNNNNNNNNNNNNNNNNNNNNNNNNNNNNNNNNNNNNNNNNNNNNNNNNNNNNNNNNNNNNNNNNNNNNNNNNNNNNNNNNNNNNNNNNNNNNNNNNNNNNNNNNNNNNNNNNNNNNNNNNNNNNNNNNNNNNNNNNNNNNNNNNNNNNNNNNNNNNNNNNNNNNNNNNNNNNNNNNNNNNNNNNNNNNNNNNNNNNNNNNNNNNNNNNNNNNNNNNNNNNNNNNNNNNNNNNNNNNNNNNNNNNNNNNNNNNNNNNNNNNNNNNNNNNNNNNNNNNNNNNNNNNNNNNNNNNNNNNNNNNNNNNNNNNNNNNNNNNNNNNNNNNNNNNNNNNNNNNNNNNNNNNNNNNNNNNNNNNNNNNNNNNNNNNNNNNNNNNNNNNNNNNNNNNNNNNNNNNNNNNNNNNNNNNNNNNNNNNNNNNNNNNNNNNNNNNNNNNNNNNNNNNNNNNNNNNNNNNNNNNNNNNNNNNNNNNNNNNNNNNNNNNNNNNNNNNNNNNNNNNNNNNNNNNNNNNNNNNNNNNNNNNNNNNNNNNNNNNNNNNNNNNNNNNNNNNNNNNNNNNNNNNNNNNNNNNNNNNNNNNNNNNNNNNNNNNNNNNNNNNNNNNNNNNNNNNNNNNNNNNNNNNNNNNNNNNNNNNNNNNNNNNNNNNNNNNNNNNNNNNNNNNNNNNNNNNNNNNNNNNNNNNNNNNNNNNNNNNNNNNNNNNNNNNNNNNNNNNNNNNNNNNNNNNNNNNNNNNNNNNNNNNNNNNNNNNNNNNNNNNNNNNNNNNNNNNNNNNNNNNNNNNNNNNNNNNNNNNNNNNNNNNNNNNNNNNNNNNNNNNNNNNNNNNNNNNNNNNNNNNNNNNNNNNNNNNNNNNNNNNNNNNNNNNNNNN is from Arachis ipaensis cultivar K30076 chromosome B01, Araip1.1, whole genome shotgun sequence and encodes:
- the LOC107618766 gene encoding protein LATERAL ORGAN BOUNDARIES isoform X1; protein product: MRSFDDDSFFLQRIKKKMASSSSYNSPCAACKFLRRKCMPGCIFAPYFPPEEPQKFANVHKIFGASNVTKLLNELLPHQREDAVNSLAYEAEARVRDPVYGCVGAISFLQRQVQRLQKELDAANADLLRYSFTDIAPTPALSMPPGLTNATSLQQIPQRFGARFDNEGSGFYNNNRQYSPNIYSYPYSLPWTDTSSKDISDGGGLGDGDGRGGNL
- the LOC107618766 gene encoding protein LATERAL ORGAN BOUNDARIES isoform X2 codes for the protein MASSSSYNSPCAACKFLRRKCMPGCIFAPYFPPEEPQKFANVHKIFGASNVTKLLNELLPHQREDAVNSLAYEAEARVRDPVYGCVGAISFLQRQVQRLQKELDAANADLLRYSFTDIAPTPALSMPPGLTNATSLQQIPQRFGARFDNEGSGFYNNNRQYSPNIYSYPYSLPWTDTSSKDISDGGGLGDGDGRGGNL